The proteins below are encoded in one region of bacterium:
- a CDS encoding 4Fe-4S binding protein — MFKAKLKEAIICFSNPRVTLPYPFGPGSPVAEGFRGKLDIDETKCVGCGGCANVCPSRLIRFYDDGTTTRMQFVLDRCTYCGRCAEVCPEKAITMTQQFETATEEKSDLYIEQTLYMATCARCGRCFETTNSIDKIPTRRQREGRNYRGPSMPHGAPAGAEGQP; from the coding sequence ATGTTCAAAGCCAAACTTAAAGAAGCGATCATCTGTTTCTCCAACCCACGGGTGACCCTGCCCTATCCGTTCGGCCCCGGCAGCCCGGTGGCGGAGGGATTCCGCGGCAAGCTTGATATCGATGAAACCAAATGCGTCGGCTGCGGAGGTTGCGCCAATGTGTGTCCATCCCGGTTGATCCGTTTTTACGACGACGGGACGACGACGCGCATGCAGTTCGTTCTCGATCGCTGCACTTATTGCGGCCGCTGCGCCGAGGTGTGCCCGGAAAAAGCGATCACCATGACCCAGCAATTCGAGACAGCCACGGAGGAGAAGAGCGATCTGTACATCGAACAGACGCTGTACATGGCGACATGCGCCCGCTGCGGCCGCTGTTTTGAAACCACCAACAGCATTGATAAAATTCCGACACGGCGTCAACGCGAGGGCCGCAATTATCGCGGACCGTCTATGCCGCACGGCGCCCCGGCCGGTGCGGAGGGACAGCCATGA
- a CDS encoding NADH-quinone oxidoreductase subunit H translates to MSSSVLQTVAQSAINVLLVLLLSPLLEGGIRKLVALVHSRIGPPVYQPYLDLLKLMSKEEIVSSSDGLFRYSPLICLALVLAAAVLTPIGAAPPLQTSGDAITFVYLVTFSSVMIMMSGISSASPYGVIGSAREMMMILMVEPVMLIALITLGVKSGSMQFSDMMAYQAAQGPALSSVIAAVALFLSIIAQMARLPFDMVEADQEIMEGPFIEQSGTKLAFFKWAFYAKELIFAALFVSLFIPWPVFAGYGLNLVFGLLKIAVVLLLVGVVHVVNPRLRIDQAVRYFGVLIFVALIGLTFALVGA, encoded by the coding sequence ATGTCCAGCTCTGTGCTGCAAACGGTCGCTCAGAGTGCGATCAACGTTCTGCTGGTGTTGCTGCTGTCCCCTCTGTTGGAGGGGGGGATTCGTAAACTGGTGGCGCTGGTGCATTCGCGCATCGGGCCGCCGGTCTATCAGCCCTATCTGGATCTCCTGAAGCTCATGTCCAAGGAGGAGATCGTCAGTTCTTCGGACGGGCTTTTCCGTTACAGCCCGCTGATCTGCCTGGCGCTGGTGCTGGCGGCCGCGGTGTTGACGCCCATCGGCGCGGCGCCGCCGCTGCAGACAAGCGGCGACGCCATCACCTTCGTATACCTGGTCACCTTTTCCTCGGTGATGATCATGATGAGCGGCATCAGTTCCGCCAGCCCCTACGGCGTGATCGGTTCCGCCCGCGAGATGATGATGATCCTCATGGTGGAGCCGGTGATGTTGATCGCCCTGATCACGCTGGGAGTAAAAAGCGGCTCCATGCAGTTCAGCGACATGATGGCGTATCAAGCGGCCCAGGGGCCTGCTCTATCCTCGGTCATCGCAGCCGTGGCGCTGTTCCTGTCCATTATCGCTCAGATGGCGCGGCTTCCTTTTGACATGGTGGAGGCGGACCAAGAGATTATGGAGGGACCGTTCATTGAACAGAGTGGAACCAAACTGGCGTTTTTCAAGTGGGCTTTTTACGCCAAGGAACTGATCTTTGCAGCGTTGTTCGTTTCTCTTTTTATTCCCTGGCCGGTCTTTGCCGGATATGGACTGAACCTGGTATTCGGGTTGCTTAAAATTGCCGTGGTGCTGCTGCTGGTCGGTGTGGTGCATGTGGTGAACCCGCGTTTACGCATCGATCAGGCGGTGCGCTATTTCGGCGTTCTAATATTTGTCGCATTGATCGGCCTGACCTTCGCCCTGGTGGGCGCCTGA